The Hymenobacter sp. DG25A nucleotide sequence GCGCCATGGCAATATCCTCATGGTCGCTCCACTTGATGGGGGGCTCGAAATGATTCATCTTAATTTCGGTTGAAAGTGGTCAGTTGCCCGTTGCTGATGGGCCGGGGCCCGCAGCCTAAACGGGCAACCGGCCAATCAGAATGAAAAACTGAAATTTAGTGGCCCAGAAAATCCTGCGGCGGCACCAGAATAACCAGGTCTTCGTGGCCCTGTACTACGCACTGGCAGCCCAGGCGGGAGTTGATGCGAGGATTGGCGGCCCGGTCGATGAAGTCTTCTTCTTTGTCGGTGATTTCCGGCAGATCAGCCTCGCCCTGCAGCACATATACGTGGCAGGTGCTGCAGCCGCAAACGCCGCCGCAGTTGTGCTGCAGCTGAATACCATTGTTCAGAGCAACATCCAGCACCGATTCTCCCTCCGCGGCCACATGGGTCTGCTCGGGCTGTCCGTCCTCGAATTTAAAGGTGATATTAACAGCTTTCACGGTGTGGGGGTAAAGTGGCAAATTGCGGGCACAAAGGTAGGCAGGCAGCCCCCGGAATCAAAGTTGCGCGTTGGATATACCCGGGCCCTGAGGATGTTGGCGCTGAATGTCCCGGGTAAGCTGGGCATACAGCTCCTGCCAGGCAGGATGGGCCGCCAACGCCGCCCGGTGCGCGGCCAGCGTGGGCTCATCGTGGCGTATGGCCGGGCCGGTTTGCACGCTGAAGGGCGCATGGCTCAGTGCTTTATCCATAGTTTCGCGCACCAGGGGCTCCAGCAGCAATAAAGGCAGCCCGGCCTCGGCCAACAGCTGATGACTGATGCCCAGCAAATGGTTGGTGAAGTTGCAGGCGAAAACCGC carries:
- a CDS encoding 2Fe-2S iron-sulfur cluster-binding protein — encoded protein: MKAVNITFKFEDGQPEQTHVAAEGESVLDVALNNGIQLQHNCGGVCGCSTCHVYVLQGEADLPEITDKEEDFIDRAANPRINSRLGCQCVVQGHEDLVILVPPQDFLGH